The Thiosulfativibrio zosterae genome has a window encoding:
- a CDS encoding DUF1566 domain-containing protein, whose product MVSNKLSPILKLTLKSQLSKEKLMETITSNRQPPASTKRFKMKSRFKQQLLSGLLALAFSQPIWAGYDEGRIAFKNKDYALAVKEWTLSARQGDQRSQNALGLMYKSGRGVTKDLEKAAYWYTKAAEQGSGVAQSNLGEMYADGKGVTQDYKKAAYWYTKAAEQGDVKTQKILGLMYLDGEGVTQDYKKAVYWFTKAAEKGDASAQNTIGGMYAEGYGVTQDSKKAVEWYIKAAEQGNATAQNNLELMFKAGQFDKKAYEEERIAKQKAYEEEKQKADAENKILLAKQGYIDNQDGTITDTKTNLTWMRCSLGQTWTGSSCSGEAKSFDEWKTAINWGKNTTYAGKSDWRLPTVEELHSLVYCSSGQQREFRMADDGRNRFAHQDGEWLDGRCEGNFQAPTIFSTAFPNTPNVGGLISVFYLTVSSFLERNKENGRVVYRALVSFDSGEPYEMIYASDYVWKFVRLVRGGEQQSSKTPKK is encoded by the coding sequence ATGGTCTCAAATAAACTCAGCCCAATCCTCAAGCTGACTTTAAAATCACAACTGTCAAAGGAAAAACTGATGGAAACAATCACGTCAAACCGCCAGCCACCTGCATCAACTAAAAGATTTAAAATGAAATCTCGATTCAAGCAACAACTATTGTCTGGTTTATTGGCTTTAGCTTTTTCGCAACCAATTTGGGCTGGGTATGATGAGGGAAGAATAGCCTTTAAAAACAAGGATTATGCATTAGCCGTAAAGGAATGGACGTTATCAGCAAGGCAAGGCGATCAGCGCTCACAAAATGCACTTGGATTAATGTATAAAAGTGGACGAGGCGTTACAAAAGATCTTGAAAAAGCCGCTTATTGGTACACCAAAGCCGCAGAGCAAGGCAGTGGTGTTGCGCAATCTAATCTTGGAGAGATGTATGCTGATGGTAAAGGTGTTACTCAAGATTATAAAAAAGCTGCCTATTGGTACACCAAAGCCGCAGAGCAAGGGGATGTAAAAACGCAAAAGATTCTTGGATTAATGTATCTCGATGGGGAAGGTGTTACTCAAGATTATAAAAAAGCTGTCTATTGGTTTACCAAAGCCGCAGAGAAAGGGGATGCCAGTGCGCAAAATACTATTGGTGGCATGTATGCAGAAGGTTATGGCGTTACTCAAGATAGTAAAAAAGCCGTTGAGTGGTACATCAAAGCCGCAGAGCAAGGTAATGCCACGGCGCAAAACAATCTTGAGCTGATGTTTAAAGCTGGTCAATTTGACAAAAAAGCCTATGAAGAGGAGCGCATTGCCAAACAAAAAGCCTATGAAGAGGAGAAACAAAAAGCCGATGCGGAAAACAAAATTTTACTAGCAAAACAAGGCTATATTGACAACCAGGACGGCACCATTACCGACACCAAAACCAACCTCACCTGGATGCGCTGTAGCCTAGGCCAAACTTGGACAGGCAGCAGTTGTTCAGGGGAAGCTAAATCATTTGATGAATGGAAAACAGCCATCAATTGGGGAAAAAACACCACTTATGCTGGAAAATCGGATTGGCGTTTACCCACCGTTGAAGAATTGCATTCTTTAGTTTATTGCAGCTCTGGCCAGCAAAGAGAGTTCCGTATGGCTGACGATGGCAGAAATAGATTTGCTCATCAAGACGGTGAATGGCTAGATGGTCGCTGTGAAGGCAATTTTCAAGCACCGACTATCTTCAGCACGGCCTTCCCTAATACACCAAATGTTGGGGGATTAATCTCAGTATTTTATTTGACGGTTTCTTCATTTTTGGAGCGCAACAAGGAAAATGGTAGAGTAGTTTACCGCGCTTTAGTTTCTTTCGATAGTGGCGAACCCTATGAAATGATTTATGCATCGGATTATGTTTGGAAGTTTGTGCGTCTGGTGCGTGGCGGAGAGCAGCAATCATCTAAAACACCAAAAAAATAA
- a CDS encoding type II secretion system protein GspD gives MYLIKVTFLFFLFVLLAGCSAQRDSLPKMLMYEQPVIAKSIQSSNMVDTAEGIDINSSGEVVVKASGRPILTLIDELAYKRRFNYTIEGQIPDTLRPEIVDASCRKNKSYEECGKWIFKNEEDFFSTLMIWLSTPQLSKSQVPFEVLQTADGFKFRPKDSSLRTQAFKKVFLFNLTSIEAQAQLNTLFPSSDDKPLKIVSIPSQNALVINEPLELLERIGNIFLSVDADAPQVLIESRVFEYDEALNRKIGTALQYAEQSKDMTYGLSTIFGQNLTTEIGNLLINQTDTERKQTILASLAFEAADSGVKILAEPRLMVKPGKQSSIYLNSVKYVSLTGIQTVQLEKIETGIEFKVTPTILSEKSILLEIEIKQSEFLPNSEPGVSQNTNENRINTSIVVNDGELISLGGIYLDKADTGSYGLPYLKDAPGLGWLFGSSSSTKSRGAIEFMIRPTIKNIKKRIEDNQEKMLDFTKEREKEEAE, from the coding sequence ATGTACTTAATCAAAGTTACGTTTCTCTTTTTTTTGTTTGTGCTTTTAGCTGGCTGTTCAGCACAAAGAGATAGTCTTCCAAAGATGTTAATGTACGAGCAACCTGTGATTGCTAAGTCTATTCAAAGTTCTAATATGGTGGATACTGCAGAAGGAATAGATATAAATTCTTCGGGTGAAGTTGTGGTTAAGGCTTCCGGCAGACCAATTTTGACACTTATAGATGAACTTGCATACAAGCGTCGTTTTAATTACACCATTGAAGGTCAAATTCCAGATACTCTCAGGCCAGAAATTGTTGATGCGAGCTGCAGAAAAAATAAATCTTATGAGGAATGCGGTAAGTGGATATTTAAAAATGAAGAAGACTTTTTCAGTACATTGATGATTTGGTTAAGTACGCCACAACTTTCAAAATCTCAAGTGCCTTTTGAAGTACTCCAAACAGCGGATGGATTTAAGTTTAGACCTAAGGATTCTAGTTTAAGGACGCAAGCTTTTAAAAAAGTATTCTTATTTAACCTCACCAGCATTGAAGCACAAGCACAGCTAAATACATTATTCCCTTCTTCCGATGACAAGCCATTAAAAATAGTTAGTATCCCTTCCCAGAATGCATTAGTTATCAACGAGCCTCTTGAATTGTTGGAAAGGATTGGTAATATTTTTTTATCGGTAGATGCTGATGCGCCCCAGGTACTTATAGAATCACGCGTATTTGAATATGATGAAGCATTGAATAGAAAAATTGGTACTGCTCTGCAATATGCAGAACAATCAAAAGACATGACGTATGGACTAAGTACAATATTTGGACAAAACTTAACTACTGAAATTGGTAATTTGCTTATTAATCAAACTGACACTGAGCGTAAACAAACCATCCTAGCCAGTTTAGCATTTGAAGCAGCAGATAGCGGCGTCAAGATTTTAGCTGAGCCTAGATTAATGGTAAAACCAGGCAAACAATCTTCTATTTATCTTAATTCTGTGAAGTATGTCTCACTTACGGGTATCCAAACTGTACAGCTAGAAAAAATTGAAACAGGTATTGAGTTTAAGGTAACCCCCACCATACTGAGTGAAAAATCTATTTTGCTAGAAATAGAAATAAAACAAAGTGAATTTTTACCCAATTCAGAGCCAGGTGTTTCACAAAACACAAATGAAAATAGGATTAATACATCCATTGTGGTTAATGATGGAGAATTAATTTCACTTGGCGGCATTTACTTAGATAAAGCTGATACTGGCTCCTATGGTTTACCTTATCTCAAAGATGCCCCAGGGTTAGGTTGGTTGTTTGGCAGCAGCTCCTCTACTAAAAGCCGGGGAGCAATTGAGTTTATGATTCGTCCTACGATTAAGAACATTAAGAAGCGAATTGAAGACAACCAAGAAAAAATGCTGGATTTTACGAAAGAAAGAGAAAAAGAAGAGGCAGAGTAA
- a CDS encoding ATP-binding protein, which produces MSTPEKILVDANQPQATRFEPLSPKYWITFDQVGGLDELKRQARMKIIEPFKNPALFKKFNKSAGGGLLLYGPPGCGKTYFARAIAGECGAAFFNVSIHDILDMYLGNSEKNIQSLFATARAQRPAVIFIDEIDALGRKRELMRHSGLTTTINHFLSELDGVESDNENLLIIGATNAPWDVDAAFRRPGRFDMTLFVPPPDEVGREQILQGLLKDLPMDKIDYPALAQASINFSGADIKGWVDQVSEQILEEILETGQERNITQTDMHQALKNRKPSTLEWLESAKNVVEYANQSGVYDELANYLEQNPPTKKRKMGFL; this is translated from the coding sequence ATGAGCACCCCTGAAAAAATCCTAGTAGACGCCAATCAACCCCAAGCCACACGGTTTGAACCCTTATCCCCCAAATACTGGATAACCTTTGATCAAGTGGGTGGTCTAGATGAGCTCAAACGCCAAGCGCGGATGAAAATTATCGAACCGTTTAAAAACCCCGCTTTGTTTAAAAAGTTTAACAAATCTGCCGGTGGTGGTTTATTGCTGTATGGCCCACCGGGCTGTGGCAAAACCTACTTTGCCCGTGCAATTGCTGGCGAATGCGGCGCGGCCTTTTTTAATGTCAGTATCCACGACATTTTGGATATGTATTTAGGCAATAGCGAAAAAAACATCCAGTCCTTGTTTGCAACTGCCCGAGCACAACGCCCAGCGGTGATTTTTATTGATGAGATAGATGCCCTAGGGCGCAAACGCGAATTAATGCGCCATTCAGGGTTAACCACCACCATCAACCATTTTTTATCCGAATTAGACGGGGTAGAAAGCGATAACGAAAACCTATTAATCATTGGCGCCACCAATGCACCTTGGGATGTAGATGCAGCATTTCGTCGCCCTGGTCGATTTGATATGACACTTTTTGTACCGCCACCCGATGAAGTGGGGCGTGAACAAATCCTGCAAGGACTCCTAAAAGACCTGCCAATGGATAAGATAGATTATCCAGCGCTTGCGCAAGCCAGCATCAACTTTTCTGGGGCAGACATCAAAGGCTGGGTTGATCAAGTTAGTGAACAAATCCTCGAAGAAATTTTAGAAACCGGTCAAGAACGCAACATCACACAAACCGATATGCACCAGGCCCTCAAAAACCGCAAACCCAGCACTCTAGAATGGCTAGAATCCGCCAAAAATGTGGTTGAATACGCCAATCAAAGCGGCGTATATGATGAACTGGCTAACTACCTTGAACAAAACCCACCCACCAAAAAACGCAAAATGGGGTTTTTGTAA
- a CDS encoding tetratricopeptide repeat protein has translation MKTFTKLLFIGLVGVFATTLSAKEEVIGCNDVIKKDPVDKNLVKSICFADGEKNKDKKYGDASWYYLFAEAFDQSIAMANKSILEDKEFFAASNSGHSTLLKGDIAKAKEHYSLFLKHLNDDEAMQEDFQLLLKHFPDKATLIHQGMAVWNQMLQPYSETASLKKKYKEQKKQKDYQGALETLAQLLTISKNLGEDSLALSDVYAGFSSVYDAMDDYNKELKYRLKRLEIQEKALGTEHPNTLTSMNNLAVTYGDLGRHADALVLNEKVLALREKTLGAEHPDTLISMNNLSFTYYNLGRYADALVLFEKVLALREKVLGSEHPDTLSSMNNLAVTYGELGRYANALVLEEKVLALREKVLGSEHEKTLTSMNNLAVTYSKLGRHADALVLEEKILALREKVLGAEYPDTLSSMNNLASTYGKLGRHADALVLQEKILALREKVSGAEHPDTLTSMNNLAVTYRDLGRYADALVLFEKVLALFEKTLGVEHPDTLTSMNNLASTYGKLGRHADALVLNEKVLALREKTLGAEHPDTLTSMNNLAYTYGDLGRHADALVLNEKVLALREKTLGAEHPDTLTSMNNLAYTYGDLGRHADALVLKEKVLALREKVLGSEHEKTLTSMKKP, from the coding sequence ATGAAGACATTCACTAAACTCCTATTCATTGGCCTTGTGGGCGTTTTTGCAACCACTCTGTCTGCTAAAGAAGAGGTCATTGGCTGTAACGATGTCATCAAAAAAGACCCTGTAGATAAAAATTTAGTTAAAAGCATCTGCTTTGCTGATGGTGAAAAAAATAAAGATAAAAAGTATGGAGACGCCTCTTGGTATTATCTTTTTGCTGAGGCGTTCGACCAAAGCATCGCTATGGCGAACAAATCCATCCTTGAGGACAAGGAATTTTTCGCTGCTTCAAACAGTGGGCATAGCACCCTCTTGAAGGGTGATATAGCAAAAGCCAAGGAGCACTACAGCTTGTTTCTCAAACACCTTAATGATGATGAAGCAATGCAAGAAGATTTTCAGTTGCTGCTTAAGCATTTTCCAGACAAAGCCACCTTGATACACCAAGGAATGGCTGTATGGAATCAAATGCTCCAGCCATACAGCGAAACAGCATCATTGAAGAAAAAGTACAAAGAGCAAAAGAAACAGAAAGATTACCAAGGCGCATTGGAGACATTAGCGCAACTATTAACGATTTCGAAAAATCTAGGGGAAGATAGTCTGGCTTTGTCTGATGTTTATGCTGGCTTTAGCAGTGTTTATGACGCGATGGATGATTATAACAAAGAGCTAAAATATCGCCTAAAACGACTCGAAATACAGGAAAAAGCGTTAGGTACTGAGCATCCCAATACATTAACCAGCATGAATAATCTCGCTGTTACCTACGGCGATCTGGGTCGTCATGCCGACGCTTTGGTGCTGAATGAAAAAGTACTGGCATTGCGTGAAAAGACTTTGGGTGCTGAGCATCCTGATACCCTAATCAGCATGAACAATCTCTCTTTTACCTATTACAATTTGGGTCGGTATGCCGATGCCTTGGTGCTATTCGAAAAAGTGCTGGCATTGCGTGAAAAGGTCTTGGGTTCTGAGCATCCTGATACGCTAAGCAGCATGAATAATCTCGCTGTTACCTATGGCGAGCTGGGTCGCTATGCCAATGCCTTGGTGCTTGAGGAAAAAGTACTGGCATTGCGTGAAAAGGTCTTGGGTTCTGAGCACGAAAAAACCCTAACCAGCATGAATAATCTCGCTGTTACCTACAGCAAGCTAGGTCGCCATGCAGATGCCTTGGTGCTTGAAGAAAAAATACTGGCATTGCGTGAAAAGGTCTTGGGTGCTGAGTATCCTGATACGCTAAGCAGCATGAATAATCTCGCTTCTACCTATGGCAAGTTGGGTCGCCATGCCGATGCCTTGGTGCTTCAGGAAAAAATACTGGCATTGCGTGAAAAGGTTTCTGGCGCAGAGCATCCCGATACCCTAACCAGCATGAATAATCTCGCTGTTACCTATCGTGATTTGGGTCGGTATGCAGATGCCTTGGTGCTATTCGAAAAAGTGCTGGCATTGTTTGAAAAGACTTTGGGTGTAGAGCATCCTGATACGCTAACTAGCATGAATAATCTCGCTTCTACCTATGGCAAGTTGGGTCGTCATGCCGATGCCTTGGTGCTGAATGAAAAAGTACTGGCATTGCGTGAAAAGACTTTGGGTGCTGAGCATCCTGACACCCTAACCAGCATGAATAATCTCGCTTATACCTACGGCGATCTGGGTCGTCATGCCGACGCTTTGGTGCTGAATGAAAAAGTACTGGCATTGCGTGAAAAGACTTTGGGTGCTGAGCATCCTGACACCCTAACCAGCATGAATAATCTCGCTTATACCTACGGCGATCTGGGTCGTCATGCCGATGCCTTAGTGCTTAAAGAAAAGGTATTGGCGTTGCGTGAAAAGGTCTTGGGTTCTGAGCACGAAAAAACCCTAACCAGCATGAAAAAACCCTAA